From one Colletotrichum destructivum chromosome 3, complete sequence genomic stretch:
- a CDS encoding Putative alpha carbonic anhydrase domain, carbonic anhydrase, alpha-class, producing MLSKALLNALALASGAVACPGHENHISEGLGKRVVVSGPAPPPTDWAYEASFNWGRINPNYTLCQTGTQQSPIALSLNHGLSLNHIVTFDYPEKTKGNFYNWNFGPAFTVSHPDGVWTENPSASFDNTTVYLKGWHIHSPADHSVNGDRSKAELHLVHVDEEGHEKAVMAIRLDPGNSNNTFFDQLPPMIGFNQTGSQEEIEINIQLALDSVLRFNEFWTYQGSLTSPPCREGIRWFVARQVLFTGVEQMRNILGASTYSARAEQEVWQHRINQ from the exons ATGCTGTCAAAAGCCCTTCTCAACGCACTGGCGTTGGCATCCGGTGCCGTTGCCTGTCCCGGCCACGAAAACCACATCTCTGAGGGCCTTGGAAAACGGGTGGTTGTTTCGGGGCCTGCGCCTCCGCCGACGGACTGGGCCTACGAGGCTTCGTTCAACTGGGGCCGCATCAACCCAA ACTACACATTGTGCCAGACGGGTACTCAGCAATCGCCAATTGCCCTCAGCCTCAACCACGGCCTGTCCCTGAACCACATTGTCACGTTTGACTACCCGGAGAAGACAAAGGGCAACTTTTACAACTGGAACTTTGGACCAGCATTTACCGTTTCCCACCCAGACGGCGTCTGGACAGAGAACCCGTCGGCTAGCTTCGACAATACGACGGTGTACCTGAAGGGCTGGCATATTCACTCGCCAGCCGATCACTCGGTGAACGGCGATCGGTCCAAGGCGGAGCTCCATCTCGTTCATGTTGACGAGGAAGGTCATGAGAAGGCCGTGATGGCCATCCGTCTTGACCCCGGCAACTCGAACAACACGTTTTTCGATCAACTGCCGCCGATGATTGGGTTCAACCAAACGGGATCCCAAGAGGAGATCGAGATCAACATCCAACTGGCGCTTGACAGCGTCTTGAGATTCAACGAGTTCTGGACGTATCAGGGTAGCTTGACGAGCCCCCCTTGCCGCGAAGGCATTCGGTGGTTTGTGGCACGTCAGGTGTTGTTTACCGGTGTTGAGCAGATGAGAAACATCTTGGGCGCAAGCACGTACAGCGCGCGGGCGGAACAGGAGGTCTGGCAACACCGCATCAACCAGTGA
- a CDS encoding Putative glycoside hydrolase superfamily, asl1-like, glycosyl hydrolase catalytic has protein sequence MLSTFLLALVPLVAATSSSKRGLVFTPNSNWPQDNQIWVQPGSDLTWYYNYQEIPSPAYASKSQEEFEFVPMMWGVTSNPDDTTFLKSVKSLIKDKGINITHALAFNEPDGPTQYGGSDIAPAIAAKAWVANFIPLQELGVKVGLPACTGAPAGLPWLKQFLGNCSDIISDGGEKKNCTYDFLPVHWYDNFGGLASHIGERVANFPDTKIWVTEYAYAHQELAATQEFYNMSADYFDRIDYIERYTYFGAFRSKTSNVGPNVPFLNNDGKVTDIGAWYMGMASTGVNPQSGDKSAALRGTAPVLGAFVAALAGVAFTLTS, from the exons ATGCTCTCCACAttcctcctggccctcgtgcccctcgtcgccgcgacgtcgtcatcgaaACGCGGCCTTGTCTTCACCCCCAATTCCAATTGGCCCCAGGACAACCAGATCTGGGTCCAGCCGGGCTCCGACCTGACGTGGTACTACAACTATCAGGAGATTCCCAGCCCGGCCTATGCCTCCAAATCTCAGGAGGAGTTCGAGTTCGTGCCCATGATGTGGGGTGTCACGTCCAATCCCGATGACACGACATTCCTCAAGAGCGTCAAGAGCCTGATCAAGGACAAAggcatcaacatcacccaCGCCCTCGCCTTCAACGAGCCCGACGGTCCTACCCAgtacggcggcagcgacatagcccccgccatcgccgccaaagCCTGGGTCGCCAACTTCATCCCTCTGCAGGAgctcggcgtcaaggtcggcctgcctgcctgcaCCGGCGCCCCCGCCGGGCTGCCGTGGCTGAAGCAGTTCCTCGGTAACTGCTCCGACATCATCAGCGACGgtggggagaagaagaactgCACCTACGACTTTCTTCCCGTGCATTGGTACGACAACTTCGGGGGTCTGGCCAGCCACATTGGCGAGCGTGTTGCCAA TTTCCCCGACACCAAGATCTGGGTCACCGAATATGCTTATGCCCACCAGGAGCTCGCCGCTACTCAGGAGTTCTACAACATGAGCGCCGACTACTTTGACCGCATCGACTACATCGAGCGGTACACCTACTTTGGTGCCTTCCGCTCCAAGACTAGTAACGTCGGCCCCAATGTCCCCTTCCTCAAcaacgacggcaaggtcACCGACATCGGCGCGTGGTACATGGGAATGGCCTCGACCGGCGTCAATCCCCAGTCTGGCGACAAGAGTGCCGCTCTTCGAGGGACGGCCCCGGTGCTCGGCGCCTTCGTGGCGGCCCTCGCTGGTGTTGCATTTACACTCACTTCATGA
- a CDS encoding Putative thiolase: MALERIGSIVKHLAPGSAINQIQSKNPDDIVITLAIRTPLTKAKKGGFKDTTLEYMVYAILKEVRERSKIDPAVVEDICMGNVSDGKAAYKLRAAALAAGFPNTAGASSVNRFCSSGLKATADIAHAITNGSIEVGIALGAEQMTVGGDALEKPFDEAVTSQSQEAADCMEPMGWTSENVSRDFNLSREELDKYAAESFQRAERAQNAGWFDDEIVPITTKVIGPDGEAKEVTLTRDEGIRPGTTPESLAKIRAAFPQWGPTTTGGNASQVTDGAAAVLLMKRSTAVKLGQPILAKYVGSTVAGLAPRIMGIGPSVAIPKLLAQHNLSLADIDVVEINEAFSSMAVYCRDKLALDWAKMNPRGGAVALGHPLGATGARQIVTGLSELRRTKKKILLTSMCIGTGQGMAGLFVNEVV; this comes from the exons ATGGCTCTCGAGAGAATCGGTTCCATCGTGAAGCACCTGGCCCCGGGTAGCGCCATCAACCAGAT CCAGTCCAAGAACCCCGATGACATTGTCATCACATTAGCCATCCGCACGCCTctgaccaaggccaagaagggcggCTTCAAGGACACGACGCTCGAGTACATGGTCTACGCCATCCTCAAAGAGGTCCGCGAGCGATCCAAGATCGACCCCGCCGTGGTTGAGGATATCTGCATGGGCAAT GTCTCGGACGGAAAAGCCGCATACAagctccgcgccgccgccctcgccgcgggcTTCCCCAACACGGCCGGTGCCTCGTCGGTGAACCGCTTCTGCTCCTCGGGCCTCAAGGCGACGGCCGACATCGCCCACGCCATCACCAACGGCTCCATCGaggtcggcatcgccctcggcgccgagcagatgaccgtcggcggcgacgccctcgagaagccctttgacgaggccgtcacgTCCCAGAGCCAGGAGGCCGCCGACTGCATGGAGCCGATGGGCTGGACCTCGGAGAACGTCTCGCGCGACTTCAACCTCAgccgcgaggagctcgacaagtacgccgccgagagctTCCAGCGCGCCGAGAGGGCCCAGAACGCCGGCTGgttcgacgacgagatcgtGCCCATCACTACAAAGGTCATCGGtcccgacggcgaggccaaggaggtgACGCTCACCCGGGACGAGGGCATCCGGCCCGGCACGACCCCGGAGAGCCTGGCCAAGATCCGCGCCGCCTTCCCGCAGTGGGGTCCCACGACCACGGGAGGCAACGCCAGCCAGGTCACCGACGGAG ccgccgccgtgctccTCATGAAGCGCTCGACCGCCGTCAAGCTCGGCCAGCCGATCCTGGCAAAGTACGTCGGCtccaccgtcgccggcctcgcgccGCGCATCATGGGCATCGGCCCGTCCGTCGCCATCCCCAAGCTGCTCGCCCAGCACAACCTCTCgctcgccgacatcgacgtcgtcgagatcaacGAGGCCTTCTCCAGCATGGCCGTCTACTGCCGTGACAAGCTCGCACTCGACTGGGCCAAGATGAACCCTCGCggtggcgccgtcgccctcggccaccCGCTCGGCGCCACCGGCGCCCGCCAGATCGTCACGGGCCTGAGCGAGCTGCGCCGcacaaagaagaagatccTGCTCACGAGCATGTGTATCGGTACGGGTCAGGGTATGGCTGGTCTGTTTGTCAATGAGGTTGTCTAg
- a CDS encoding Putative SLC26A/SulP transporter, STAS domain, STAS domain superfamily — MSGSRPQPSRSPSSQTTHRPANPSALRQSYTMGSPIQSPSSVGGESEYLSTREDATPIATPLATPLPNDNDSRGPPRAGPSLARPNTFPPTESTSLLQNVLIDNPPAHNYPNGTFSPRPASPVGSENPEYDRASSTASEIPILDPMLTAITGDDHWRKRFIRKIKSKKMHTSSTLAEQAGFKDNLWMYLSYYIPLLTWLPQYQWSYLKGDLVAALTLASLYLPMALSLADNLAHVPPINGLYAFVFNPFIYAIFGSAPQMVVGPEAAGSLLVGSVVRGSIDHDKGDEYNAEVQAKICGVVAGMAGATVFIAGLARLGFLDSVLSKPFLRGFISAIGFVIAVDQSIPELGLAKYAAELGVGHGSSMDKLKFIFSSFDHVHKLTFIVAGVSFVIMMTMRELKKHLQPKYPGVAYIPDRFFVVVIAAVLSWQFDWESRGVEILGPVKAASGHLFTFRWPFQTSHMEHIREAMGTSFLIALLGFFESSVAAKSLSSSDSVQAIQLSPNRELVALGAANIVGACFMSLPAFGGYGRSKLNKQTGGKTPMSSIFLSLITLLAVFFLLPYFYYLPKPVLSSMITVVAWSLLEEAPHDIAFFFKIRGWTELGLMLIIFVSTIFYSLTLGMAIGVGLSLLQVIRHSTRPRIQILGRIPGTHRFENAELNPDRLEFVEGCLIVKIPEPLTFANTGELKARLRRLELYGTSMAHPALPRLRGEHHNKNVIFDIHGVTSLDGSGTQVLLEIVSGYRERGVRVFFSRGPTNPRHSIWRLMRQAGIIDLVGGESHFVTDVQEALKLTEYENSISEVTNP, encoded by the exons ATGTCGGGAAGCCGACCTCAACCGAGCCGCAGTCCTTCTTCGCAAACAACACATCGCCCAGCAAACCCCAGCGCCTTGCGCCAAAGCTACACAATGGGTTCTCCCATTCAGTCTCCCagctccgtcggcggcgagtcCGAATACCTGAGCACTCGCGAAGATGCCACTCCGATAGCCACTCCGCTAGCCACTCCGCTTCCCAATGACAACGATTCTCGAGGCCCTCCTCGTGCTGGCCCTAGCCTCGCCCGACCGAATACTTTCCCGCCCACCGAGTCGACAAGCCTCCTGCAGAACGTTCTCATTGACAACCCACCCGCTCACAATTATCCTAATGGCACCTTTTCGCCGCGGCCCGCGAGTCCCGTCGGGAGCGAGAACCCGGAGTACGACCGCGCCTCCTCTACTGCGTCCGAGATCCCTATCCTCGACCCCATGTTGACTGCCATCACCGGCGACGACCACTGGAGGAAGCGCTTCATCAGGAAGATAAAGAGCAAGAAGATGCACACCTCGAGCACCTTGGCAGAGCAGGCCGGCTTCAAGGACAATCTGTGGAT GTACCTCTCTTACTACATCCCTCTCTTGACCTGGCTGCCCCAGTACCAGTGGTCTTACTTGAAGGGAGACCTTGTCGCCGCTCTGACGCTTGCATCCCTCTACCTACCAATGGCCCTCTCGCTTGCCGACAACCTGGCACACGTTCCTCCCATCAACGGGCTGTATGCCTTTGTCTTCAACCCCTTCATCTACGCCATATTCGGCAGCGCGCCGCAGATGGTAGTCGGCCCGGAGGCTGCCGGGTCTCTGCTAGTCGGGTCTGTGGTCAGGGGCAGCATCGATCACGACAAGGGAGACGAGTACAATGCCGAGGTGCAGGCCAAAATCTGCGGTGTTGTAGCGGGCATGGCCGGTGCGACGGTCTTCATTGCTGGCCTGGCAAGGTTGGGCTTCCTCGATAGCGTCCTCAGCAAACCTTTCCTGAGAGGTTTCATCTCTGCCATTGGTTTTGTTATTGCCGTTGACCAGTCCATCcccgagctcggcctcgccaaGTACGCTGCGGAACTCGGCGTGGGCCACGGGAGCAGCATGGACAAGCTGAAATTCATCTTCAGCTCCTTCGATCATGTCCACAAGCTCACCTTCATCGTTGCTGGTGTCAGCTTCGTAATCATGATGACGATGCGGGAACTCAAGAAACACCTCCAGCCCAAGTACCCGGGGGTCGCCTACATTCCCGATcgcttcttcgtcgttgtCATTGCCGCCGTCCTGTCCTGGCAATTCGACTGGGAGAGCAGGGGCGTTGAGATACTCGGGCCGGTCAAGGCGGCGTCAGGACACCTCTTCACCTTCCGCTGGCCTTTTCAGACTTCTCACATGGAGCACATCCGCGAAGCTATGGGCACGTCCTTCCTGATCGCACTTCTGGGTTTCTTCGAATCGTCCGTCGCAGCCAAAAGCCTGAGCAGCTCCGACAGTGTGCAAGCAATCCAGCTCAGTCCCAACAGGGAACTCGTGGCATTGGGCGCTGCGAACATCGTTGGAGCCTGCTTCATGAGCTTACCTGCCTTTGGCGGTTATGGGAGAAGCAAGTTGAACAAGCAGACCGGTGGTAAGACACCAATGAGCTCCATCTTCCTCAGTCTGATCACGCTACTGGCCGTCTTTTTCTTGCTGCCGTACTTTTATTACCTTCCC AAACCGGTACTCTCGTCGATGATCACGGTTGTGGCCTGGTCactcctcgaggaggccccACACGACAtagccttcttcttcaagatCCGAGGCTGGACCGAGCTTGGTCTGATGCTCATTATCTTCGTCTCGACGATTTTCTACTCACTTACCCTCGGCATGGCCATCGGCGTTGGTCTATCGCTGCTGCAGGTCATCAGGCACTCGACTCGTCCTCGCATCCAGATTTTGGGACGCATCCCTGGTACGCACCGCTTCGAAAACGCCGAGTTGAACCCGGATCGCTTGGAGTTTGTTGAGGGCTGCCTCATCGTCAAGATTCCGGAGCCGCTGACCTTTGCCAACACGGGCGAACTCAAGGCGCGCCTTCGGAGACTGGAACTTTACGGCACGAGCATGGCCCATCCCGCGCTGCCGAGATTGCGGGGTGAGCATCATAACAAGAATGTCATCTTCGACATTCACGGCGTCACGTCGCTAGACGGGTCCGGTACCCAAGTCCTCCTAGAGATTGTTAGCGGGTACAGAGAGCGCGGCGTCCGCGTGTTCTTCAGTCGTGGCCCGACCAATCCGCGCCATTCCATCTGGAGACTCATGAGACAGGCGGGCATTATCGATCTGGTCGGCGGAGAATCACACTTCGTTACGGACGTGCAGGAAGCACTCAAATTGACCGAATACGAAAACAGCATCAGCGAGGTTACGAACCCCTGA
- a CDS encoding Putative alpha/beta hydrolase-3 has product MASSVINGTRRLTKMTHVFARHTIPLECDVYTADDYPTASPVFLYFHSGGLVAGSRSCVPPWLVQVCFKNKWPLISASYRMLPQARATGLLQDAQAAYSFARQWATFEKPFAGRRVIVGGGSAGFFMASLTAHHLTPPPIALLSVTGITTFQHPFFESSVLLTPEPITKVQMTRYLSEPVSVGTTSDCDPQVFRLDKLLPTGAKSAEFSIQPVPLSDTGSLDAFARRSLYSYYLYKNEFPNLVGDVDPGYEWAKSESESARAAAWPPTTIIQGDADDHVDLSVSTHMVDCLGKSKVKLFLAKGQPHRYEATRFLEDDVEGMDAVRQAVFNLESDVSRTN; this is encoded by the exons ATGGCATCGTCCGTAATAAATGGCACCCGCCGTCTGACGAAGATGACTCACGTCTTTGCTCGACATACCATCCCCCTCGAGTGTGACGTTTACACCGCAGATGACTACCCGACCGCCTCTCCCGTATTCCTGTACTTCCATTCGGGGGGCCTCGTGGCTGGTTCCAGGTCTTGTGTTCCACCATGGCTTGTACAG GTCTGCTTCAAGAACAAATGGCCTCTGATTAGTGCCAGTTATCGCATGCTTCCACAAGCCAGGGCCACGGGTCTGCTCCAAGATGCCCAGGCGGCTTACTCCTTTGCGAGACAGTGGGCGACGTTCGAGAAGCCCTTCGCTGGACGCAGGGTGATTGTCGGCGGTGGAAGCGCTG GTTTCTTCATGGCGTCTCTGACGGCACATCATCTCACGCCGCCTCCAATCGCACTGCTATCAGTCACTGGCATCACCACCTTCCAGCATCCCTTCTTCGAGTCCTCCGTCTTGCTCACCCCTGAGCCCATCACCAAAGTCCAGATGACCCGGTATCTGTCCGAGCCGGTATCTGTAGGAACGACATCGGACTGCGACCCGCAGGTCTTTCGTCTTGACAAACTTCTGCCCACTGGCGCCAAGAGCGCCGAGTTTAGCATCCAGCCTGTGCCCCTCTCTGATACTGGAAGTCTCGATGCGTTTGCCCGCAGGTCTCTGTACAGCTACTACTTGTACAAAAACGAGTTTCCGAATCTCGTCGGTgacgtcgaccccggctACGAATGGGCAAAGTCAGAATCAGAAAGTGCCAGAGCTGCGGCCTGGCCGCCCACAACAATCATACAGGGCGATGCAGACGACCACGTTGATCTTTCTGTGAGCACTCACATGGTCGACTGTCTCGGCAAGAGCAAGGTCAAACTTTTCCTGGCAAAAGGTCAACCACACCGTTATGAAGCGACGAGGTttctcgaagacgacgtcgagggaATGGATGCTGTCAGGCAGGCCGTCTTCAACCTAGAGAGTGACGTTTCTCGGACAAACTGA
- a CDS encoding Putative Ecp2 effector protein — MRVFAKTFLWATVLSLITTAATSENVLESFSSRDYIESADTASVLHVNPKLRFTQGTEGTRPVRLSKRFPFSSGRDEWCGEQAEDPAADYSASAPSAVDCQALVNSLGDQNGFWTLQPGDFSSEGWARVATLGSCSFAVRHASSGGINSPMRIGTNDVRFYTTRYGVLAKDGKLGLQGTIQCYNSQNLLFVTWGLVRS, encoded by the coding sequence ATGCGCGTCTTTGCCAAAACATTCCTCTGGGCCACTGTCCTAAGCCTCATCACAACCGCGGCAACTTCTGAAAACGTTTTAGAAAGCTTCAGTTCTCGGGATTACATCGAGTCCGCAGACACGGCTTCGGTCTTGCATGTGAATCCCAAACTCCGATTTACCCAAGGGACAGAAGGCACACGACCAGTCCGACTCTCCAAACGCTTCCCCTTCTCGTCCGGAAGGGACGAGTGGTGTGGCGAACAAGCCGAGGACCCCGCGGCAGACTACTCGGCCTCAGCCCCTTCGGCCGTAGACTGCCAGGCTCTGGTCAACTCTCTGGGGGACCAGAATGGGTTCTGGACGTTACAGCCGGGTGACTTCTCATCGGAGGGCTGGGCCCGTGTTGCGACCTTGGGTTCGTGCAGTTTCGCGGTTAGGCATGCAAGCTCTGGCGGTATTAACAGCCCGATGCGAATCGGCACGAACGATGTTCGCTTTTACACGACGAGATACGGTGTTTTGGCTAAAGACGGGAAGCTGGGGCTGCAAGGGACCATTCAGTGCTACAACTCTCAGAACCTACTGTTTGTGACATGGGGATTGGTTCGCAGTTGA
- a CDS encoding Putative SKP1/BTB/POZ domain superfamily protein: protein MPNRHEIDKDGDLILQLSRVGLYDAEDEVAEDEASSEDADEKLANYEQVANDELRVSSKVLALNSPVFKAMLGGRFKEGTELAENMGSPEPYSIDFPDDDLEAMTILCQILHNVYVSERPKPIGLSRLASIGDKYECINALKYCGMVWIRD from the coding sequence ATGCCCAACCGCCATGAAATCGACAAAGACGGAGATCTTATTCTCCAGCTCAGTCGTGTGGGTCTAtacgatgccgaggacgaggttgctgaagacgaggcgagcagcgaggacgccgacgagaagctcgcgAACTACGAACAAGTCGCAAACGATGAACTCAGGGTGTCTTCCAAGGTCCTCGCCTTAAACTCTCCAGTCTTCAAAGCGATGCTGGGGGGAAGATTCAAAGAAGGCACggagctcgccgagaacATGGGGTCCCCAGAGCCATACAGCATCGATTTcccggacgacgacctcgaggccatgaccATTTTATGCCAGATTCTTCACAACGTCTACGTTTCCGAGAGACCAAAACCGATAGGTCTCTCTCGGCTGGCTTCCATCGGCGACAAATACGAGTGCATCAATGCGTTGAAATACTGCGGCATGGTCTGGATCCGAGACTAG